The Caloenas nicobarica isolate bCalNic1 chromosome Z, bCalNic1.hap1, whole genome shotgun sequence genome has a segment encoding these proteins:
- the AGXT2 gene encoding alanine--glyoxylate aminotransferase 2, mitochondrial, whose translation MEGAIARLLRGRGRRLGSVAFRQQKWKSSVSTQAKMPPCDFVPEKYKSYSYERMQKIREQNISPSLRMYYKKPLLLHQGHMQWLFDYEGQRYLDLFAGIVTVSVGHCHPKVTMATQKQLARLWHTTNIYMHPSIHEYAEKLTSLFPDPLKVVYLTNSGSEANDLAMFMARLYTRNFDFICFRGAYHGGSPYTLGLTSIGLYKHGVANGFGCSTTMLPDVFRGPWGGNHCRDSPVQTIRKCSCSEGVCHANDQYIEQFKDTLNTSVPKTIAGFITEPIQGVNGAVQYPRSFLKEAYQLVRERGGICISDEVQTGFGRTGSHFWGFQTHDVVPDIVTLAKGIANGFPMAAVVTTKEIASSLAQNLHTNTFGGSPLACVVGAAVLDAIEEDGLQKNSEDVGTYMLLELAKLRHKFEIVGDVRGKGLMIGIEMVTDKDSRHPLPAEEVSQIWEDCKDMGILIGRGGLYNQTFRIKPPMCITKKDVDFAVEVFHTALQRHMERAAAK comes from the exons ATGGAGGGAGCGATCGCGCGGCTGCTGCGCGGGCGCGGCCGCCGGCTGGGCAGCG TTGCCTTTaggcagcagaaatggaaaagttcTGTCTCCACACAAGCAAAAATGCCTCCTTGTGATTTTGTAcctgaaaaatacaaa TCCTATTCGTATGAACGTATGCAGAAGATTCgtgaacaaaatatttctccttcCCTGCGCATGTATTACAAGAAGCCATTGTTGTTGCATCAGGGACATATGCAGTGGTTGTTTGATTATGAAGGACAAAGATACCTCGATCTCTTTGCTGGAATTGTCACCGTCAGTGTTGGTCACTGTCACCC GAAGGTAACTATGGCTACCCAGAAACAGCTTGCCCGCCTGTGGCACACCACTAATATCTACATGCACCCATCAATCCATGAGTATGCTGAAAAGCtaacttctctttttccagaTCCACTTAAG GTGGTTTATCTAACAAACAGCGGGTCAGAAGCCAACGATTTGGCGATGTTCATGGCAAGACTATATACTCGTAACTTCGACTTCATCTGTTTCAG AGGAGCATACCATGGAGGCAGCCCATACACGCTGGGATTGACATCTATTGGTCTTTATAAGCATGGTGTTGCCAATGGCTTTGGCTGCTCAACA ACAATGTTACCAGATGTTTTTCGTGGTCCATGGGGAGGCAACCATTGTAGAGATTCTCCAGTGCAAACTATTCGAAAATGCAGCTGTTCAGAAG GTGTTTGTCATGCAAATGACCAGTACATTGAACAGTTCAAAGATACTCTGAATACCTCAGTGCCAAAGACAATAGCTGGATTTATCACTGAACCCATTCAA GGTGTTAATGGAGCTGTTCAGTATCCAAGAAGTTTCTTGAAGGAAGCTTACCAGCTAGTACGGGAAAGAGGGGgcatttgtatttcagatgaA gtACAGACAGGTTTTGGACGGACAGGCAGCCATTTCTGGGGATTTCAAACACATGATGTAGTCCCTGACATTGTTACTTTGGCAAAAGGAATTGCCAATGGCTTCCCAATGGCAGCTGTTGTTACAACAAAAG agatTGCAAGTTCCTTGGCTCAAAACCTTCACACTAATACATTTGGAGGAAGCCCTTTGGCCTGCGTAGTTGGAGCTGCTGTTCTTGAT GCTATTGAAGAAGATGGTCTACAAAAAAACAGTGAGGATGTGGGAACATACATGCTACTGGAGCTGGCTAAACTACGGCATAAATTCGAGATTGTTGGAGATGTCCGTGGCAAGGGACTTATGATTGGAATAGAAATGGTGACAGATAAG GACAGTCGCCACCCTCTTCCAGCTGAAGAAGTTAGTCAGATCTGGGAGGACTGTAAAGACATGGGGATTCTGATCGGCAGAGGAGGACTCTACAATCAG aCATTTAGAATTAAACCTCCTATGTGCATTACTAAAAAGGATGTCGACTTTGCTGTGGAAGTATTTCATACTGCTTTACAGAGACACATggaaagagcagctgcaaaATAG